A genomic segment from Leptolyngbya boryana PCC 6306 encodes:
- the queF gene encoding preQ(1) synthase, producing the protein MTQAQDHPEVKYGERLIEEGSLITFPNPRPGRRYTINITLPEFTCKCPFSGYPDFATIYVSYVPDQRVVELKAIKLYINSYRDRYISHEEAANQILDDIVAACDPLEISIKADYTPRGNVHTVVEVTHTKV; encoded by the coding sequence ATGACGCAAGCGCAAGACCATCCCGAAGTAAAGTATGGCGAACGCCTGATCGAAGAGGGAAGTCTAATTACTTTCCCGAATCCTAGACCCGGACGGCGTTACACGATCAATATTACGCTGCCAGAGTTTACCTGTAAGTGTCCGTTTTCTGGCTATCCCGATTTTGCGACGATCTATGTGAGCTATGTTCCGGATCAGCGCGTCGTCGAACTGAAAGCAATTAAGCTGTATATCAATAGTTATCGCGATCGCTATATTTCTCACGAAGAAGCGGCGAATCAAATTCTAGATGACATTGTGGCAGCGTGTGATCCGTTAGAAATCTCGATTAAGGCGGACTACACGCCCCGAGGAAATGTGCATACCGTAGTAGAAGTGACGCATACGAAGGTATAA
- a CDS encoding P-II family nitrogen regulator codes for MKKVEAIVRPFKLDEVKIALVNAGIVGMTVSEVRGFGRQKGQTERYRGSEYTVEFLQKLKIEIVVEDDQVDMVVDKIIVAARTGEIGDGKIFITPVEQVVRIRTGEKNFEAV; via the coding sequence TTGAAAAAGGTTGAAGCGATTGTTCGCCCATTTAAACTCGACGAAGTCAAAATTGCATTAGTCAATGCTGGAATCGTGGGAATGACGGTTTCTGAAGTCCGAGGCTTTGGACGGCAGAAAGGTCAGACCGAACGGTATCGCGGTTCTGAATATACGGTTGAGTTTTTACAGAAGCTCAAAATTGAAATTGTGGTGGAAGATGATCAAGTAGACATGGTGGTTGACAAAATCATTGTGGCGGCTCGAACCGGAGAAATCGGGGACGGGAAGATCTTTATCACACCTGTTGAACAAGTAGTTCGGATTCGTACCGGCGAAAAGAACTTTGAAGCGGTTTAA
- a CDS encoding PPC domain-containing protein — protein MKGWMAWLCAAPIAVLMTTAAMAQSTRSYAPIPLAPGKEINDRLTDADIPTGQGNFARDYVVTLQAGEQVAIDLSSDSFDTIVTLMTSQGTTVAENDDGPDGTTNSLLFTRITRNANYIVRVKAFGETAGGPFKLKLTRLKPVQ, from the coding sequence ATGAAAGGATGGATGGCTTGGCTTTGTGCGGCTCCAATTGCGGTTTTGATGACGACCGCCGCAATGGCTCAATCGACTCGCTCCTATGCGCCAATCCCGCTGGCCCCTGGAAAAGAGATTAACGATCGCTTAACGGATGCCGATATTCCCACCGGGCAAGGCAATTTCGCACGCGATTATGTGGTGACTTTGCAGGCGGGAGAACAAGTGGCGATCGATTTGTCTTCGGATAGTTTTGATACGATCGTCACGCTGATGACCTCACAAGGGACAACCGTTGCCGAGAATGATGATGGTCCAGATGGGACAACGAATTCGCTCTTATTTACTCGCATCACGCGCAATGCGAATTACATCGTTCGAGTCAAAGCTTTCGGAGAAACGGCGGGCGGCCCCTTTAAGTTGAAATTGACTCGGCTGAAACCCGTTCAATAA
- a CDS encoding DsbA family protein, with protein MLISCSLPVQADSKIDPKFEEQVLQVIRKNPQAILDSVQAYQREQQQEQQQVQQSFLRDLQQNPKSVIAQSPTKGNGQAVLVEFSDFQCPYCQAAAGTVSQFVDKYKDRVTLVYKHLPLTSIHDQALPAAKAAWAAQQQGKFWQYHDALFAQQKQLNEAIYPEIAKTLGLDVAKFNRDRASQAAETTIEKDLQLAEQLGISGTPFFAMNGRAFSGAVDLATLEKNLNQAQ; from the coding sequence ATGTTAATCAGTTGCTCTTTGCCAGTGCAGGCAGATAGCAAGATTGATCCAAAATTTGAAGAACAAGTCCTGCAAGTGATTCGCAAAAATCCCCAGGCAATTCTGGATTCGGTGCAAGCTTATCAACGCGAACAACAACAAGAACAACAACAAGTTCAACAGTCGTTTCTCCGCGATCTCCAGCAGAATCCAAAATCGGTGATCGCTCAGTCTCCCACGAAAGGCAACGGTCAGGCTGTCTTGGTGGAGTTTTCTGATTTTCAATGTCCTTACTGCCAAGCAGCAGCAGGCACGGTGAGCCAGTTTGTAGACAAGTACAAAGATCGCGTCACTCTGGTTTATAAACATTTGCCGCTGACGAGTATTCATGATCAAGCCCTACCGGCAGCAAAAGCGGCTTGGGCGGCTCAGCAACAGGGCAAATTCTGGCAATATCATGATGCTTTGTTTGCGCAGCAGAAACAGCTGAATGAGGCGATTTATCCAGAGATTGCCAAGACTCTGGGGTTGGATGTGGCGAAGTTTAATCGCGATCGCGCGTCTCAAGCGGCAGAAACCACGATTGAAAAAGATCTTCAACTTGCAGAACAGCTTGGAATTTCTGGTACTCCGTTCTTTGCCATGAATGGTCGTGCATTTTCAGGGGCAGTCGATCTTGCTACCTTAGAGAAAAACTTAAACCAAGCACAGTAA